The following proteins are co-located in the Salvelinus namaycush isolate Seneca chromosome 33, SaNama_1.0, whole genome shotgun sequence genome:
- the LOC120027963 gene encoding myosin regulatory light polypeptide 9-like — translation MSSKRAKGKTTKKRPQRATSNVFAMFDQSQIQEFKEAFNMIDQNRDGFVDKEDLHDMLASLGKNPTDDYLEAMMTEAPGPINFTMFLTMFGEKLNGTDPEDVIRNAFACFDEEGTGVIQEEYLRELLTTMGDRFTDEEVDELFREAPIDKKSNFNYVEFTRILKHGAKDKDD, via the exons ATGTCGAGCAAACGGGCCAAGGGAAAGACCACCAAGAAGCGCCCCCAGCGCGCTACCAGCAATGTGTTCGCCATGTTTGACCAGTCTCAGATCCAGGAGTTCAAAGAGGCCTTCAACATGATCGACCAGAACCGCGACGGGTTTGTCGACAAGGAGGACCTGCATGACATGCTTGCCTCACTAG GGAAGAACCCAACTGATGATTACCTGGAGGCTATGATGACTGAAGCGCCTGGGCCCATCAACTTCACCATGTTCCTCACCATGTTCGGAGAGAAGCTCAACGGCACAGATCCCGAGGACGTCATCAGAAACGCTTTTGCCTGTTTCGACGAAGAAGGCACAG GTGTCATCCAGGAGGAGTACCTCAGAGAACTGCTGACCACAATGGGTGACCGCTTCACAGACGAGGAGGTGGACGAGCTCTTCAGGGAGGCGCCCATTGACAAAAAGAGCAACTTCAACTATGTGGAGTTCACACGCATCCTAAAACATGGCGCAAAGGACAAGGACGATTAA